A region of Faecalibacterium taiwanense DNA encodes the following proteins:
- a CDS encoding DUF378 domain-containing protein — protein MQTFYKICLILMIVGGINWGLVGLFQFDFVGWLLGGSASIWSRIVFTLVGIAALCGIPGLFSDETDE, from the coding sequence GTGCAGACCTTTTATAAAATCTGTCTGATCTTAATGATCGTGGGCGGCATCAACTGGGGCCTTGTGGGGCTGTTCCAATTCGATTTTGTGGGCTGGCTGCTGGGCGGCAGTGCATCCATCTGGTCGCGCATCGTGTTCACGCTGGTGGGCATTGCAGCCCTGTGCGGCATCCCGGGGCTGTTTTCGGACGAAACGGATGAATGA
- the ispE gene encoding 4-(cytidine 5'-diphospho)-2-C-methyl-D-erythritol kinase, whose translation MARLNCVTILAPAKLNLALDVVGLLPGGYHDLDMTMQAITLYERVVLRRSPYLNLRLPGSLVAPNNKNTAIKAALAFFDYTGLLAGVDITIYKNTPVRAGMAGGSADAAAVLVGMNELYGAHLSMSELCALGAKIGADVPFALMGGTCRVQGVGDFLKALPPVPECWFTVVMPDYGVSTPEAFAAYDRVGSSIHPDCGAQEAAIRAGDLDALCAAAGNALEECSGAKDTGAIKALLREHGAVTALMTGSGAAVFGVFRDEGAARAAAQAAKRRWKQVYVAQPDRGGARVSR comes from the coding sequence ATGGCAAGGCTGAACTGCGTGACCATTCTGGCCCCCGCAAAGCTCAATCTGGCGCTGGATGTGGTGGGCCTTCTGCCGGGCGGCTACCATGATCTGGACATGACCATGCAGGCCATTACCCTGTACGAGCGGGTGGTGCTGCGCCGCAGCCCCTACCTGAACCTGCGTCTGCCGGGCAGTCTGGTGGCCCCCAATAACAAAAACACTGCCATCAAGGCAGCGCTGGCCTTTTTTGACTACACCGGCCTTCTGGCGGGAGTGGACATCACAATCTATAAAAATACCCCGGTGCGGGCGGGCATGGCGGGCGGCAGTGCCGATGCTGCCGCTGTTCTGGTGGGCATGAACGAGCTGTACGGTGCGCACCTTTCCATGAGTGAGCTGTGCGCGCTGGGCGCAAAGATCGGTGCGGATGTGCCCTTTGCCCTGATGGGCGGCACCTGCCGGGTGCAGGGTGTGGGCGATTTTCTCAAGGCGCTGCCGCCGGTGCCGGAGTGCTGGTTCACGGTGGTGATGCCGGACTACGGCGTTTCCACCCCGGAGGCCTTTGCGGCCTATGACCGGGTGGGCAGCAGCATCCACCCGGACTGCGGAGCGCAGGAAGCCGCTATCCGTGCCGGAGATCTGGATGCCCTTTGTGCCGCCGCCGGCAATGCGCTGGAAGAGTGCAGCGGAGCAAAGGATACCGGGGCCATCAAGGCCCTGCTGCGGGAGCATGGCGCTGTCACCGCCCTGATGACCGGCAGCGGTGCGGCGGTGTTCGGCGTATTCCGGGACGAAGGGGCCGCACGGGCTGCTGCACAGGCCGCAAAGCGGCGCTGGAAGCAGGTGTACGTGGCGCAGCCTGACCGCGGCGGCGCACGGGTGAGCCGATAA
- a CDS encoding pyridoxal phosphate-dependent aminotransferase has protein sequence MDYDKLIAPAAEAMRPSGIRKFFDLAAEMPECISLGVGEPDFKTPWAVREAGIESLEHGRTRYTSNAGLKELRAEVAKYLERRMGLHYDPLHEVLITVGGSEAIDMCIRTLVQPGDEVIIPEPCFVCYEPITTLSGGVPVHVACRQEDEFRLRADALKAAITPKTKLLIMPFPNNPTGAVMEREDLEAVAEVLRGTNIMVLSDEIYAELNYGLRPHVSIATLPGMAERTIVVNGFSKTYAMTGWRLGYACGPAPIIRIMTKIHQSAIMSAPTTSQYAAITALKECDGEIDRMRDEYNMRRRLVVKSFNDMGLTCFEPRGAFYAFPCIKSTGMSSQDFCTKLLEQKHVAIIPGDAFGASGEGYARISYAYSVEHLKEALRRIREFLQENGIYHGI, from the coding sequence ATGGACTACGATAAACTGATCGCGCCTGCCGCTGAGGCCATGCGCCCCTCCGGCATCCGCAAATTTTTCGATCTGGCTGCCGAAATGCCCGAGTGCATCAGTCTGGGCGTGGGCGAGCCGGACTTTAAAACGCCATGGGCTGTGCGCGAAGCCGGCATTGAGAGTCTGGAGCATGGCCGCACCCGCTACACCTCCAACGCAGGCCTGAAGGAGCTGCGCGCCGAGGTGGCAAAGTATCTGGAGCGCCGCATGGGCCTGCACTACGACCCGCTGCACGAGGTGCTCATCACGGTGGGCGGCAGCGAAGCCATTGATATGTGCATCCGCACGCTGGTGCAGCCCGGGGACGAGGTCATCATCCCGGAGCCCTGCTTTGTGTGCTACGAGCCCATCACCACCCTGTCCGGCGGTGTGCCGGTGCATGTGGCTTGCCGTCAGGAGGACGAGTTCCGCCTGCGTGCCGATGCGCTGAAAGCAGCCATCACCCCCAAGACAAAGCTGCTCATCATGCCGTTCCCCAACAACCCCACCGGTGCGGTGATGGAGCGCGAGGATCTGGAAGCTGTAGCTGAGGTGCTGCGCGGTACCAACATCATGGTGCTCTCCGACGAAATTTATGCAGAGCTGAACTATGGCCTGCGGCCTCATGTTTCCATTGCCACCCTGCCCGGCATGGCCGAGCGCACCATCGTGGTGAACGGCTTCTCCAAGACTTACGCCATGACCGGTTGGCGTCTGGGCTATGCCTGCGGCCCGGCACCCATCATCCGGATCATGACCAAGATCCACCAGAGTGCTATCATGAGTGCCCCCACCACCAGCCAGTACGCCGCCATCACCGCCCTGAAGGAGTGCGATGGCGAGATCGACCGCATGCGCGACGAGTACAATATGCGCCGCCGCCTTGTGGTGAAGTCCTTTAACGATATGGGCCTGACCTGCTTTGAGCCGCGCGGTGCGTTCTACGCCTTCCCCTGCATCAAGAGCACGGGCATGAGCAGTCAGGATTTCTGCACGAAGCTGCTGGAACAGAAGCATGTGGCCATCATCCCCGGCGACGCCTTTGGCGCTTCCGGTGAAGGCTACGCCCGCATTTCCTATGCCTACAGCGTGGAGCATCTGAAGGAAGCGCTCCGGCGCATCCGGGAATTCCTGCAGGAAAACGGCATCTATCACGGCATCTGA
- a CDS encoding ACT domain-containing protein, translating to MKAFITVIGHDTVGVVAKVAGLCTELNINIEDVTQSILQGMFAMIMLVDISKCNVGHEELHKRCDALAAEMGMQINVTRQEVFDAMHTI from the coding sequence ATGAAAGCATTCATTACCGTCATTGGTCACGATACCGTGGGCGTTGTTGCCAAGGTCGCCGGTCTGTGCACCGAACTGAACATCAACATCGAGGACGTGACCCAGAGCATCCTGCAGGGCATGTTCGCCATGATCATGCTGGTGGATATCTCCAAGTGCAATGTGGGCCACGAAGAGCTGCACAAGCGCTGCGATGCACTGGCCGCCGAGATGGGCATGCAGATCAACGTGACCCGTCAGGAAGTCTTTGACGCCATGCACACCATCTGA
- a CDS encoding PFL family protein yields the protein MFNTGDILETIEMFTQDNLDVRTVTMGISLLDCIDPDPKKACENIYNKITTKAANLVPTVEHISAEYGIPIINKRISVTPIAMLLGACPDADPVEFAKTLDAAGKKVGVNFVGGYSALVHKGFSAGDRRLIESIPRALAETDIVCSSVNIGATKAGLNMDAVKLMGEAVKKASELTAGRQCIGAAKLVVFCNAPEDNPFMAGAFHGPGEPDCEIHVGVSGPGAVRAALARLPKDAPIDEVAELVKRTAFKITRVGQLVANLASQALGVPAGIIDLSLAPTPAIGDSVANILEEMGLETCGCCGTTACLALLNDAVKKGGVMASNHVGGLSGAFIPVSEDAGMIHAAETGCLTIEKLEAMTAVCSVGIDMVIIPGDTTPAVISALIADEAAIGMVNSKTTAVRVIPAIGRKAGEVLDFGGLLGYGPIMAVNQHDPSVFINRGGRLPAPMQSLKN from the coding sequence ATGTTTAACACCGGTGACATCCTCGAGACCATCGAGATGTTCACTCAGGACAATCTGGATGTGCGCACTGTCACCATGGGCATCAGCCTGCTGGACTGCATCGACCCGGACCCGAAGAAGGCGTGCGAGAACATCTATAACAAGATCACCACCAAGGCCGCAAACCTTGTGCCCACGGTGGAGCATATCAGTGCCGAGTACGGTATTCCCATCATCAACAAACGCATCAGTGTCACACCCATCGCCATGCTGCTGGGTGCCTGCCCGGATGCCGACCCTGTGGAGTTTGCAAAAACTCTGGATGCCGCCGGTAAAAAGGTGGGTGTAAACTTTGTGGGCGGCTACAGTGCTTTGGTGCACAAGGGCTTTTCTGCCGGTGACCGCCGCCTGATCGAGTCCATTCCCCGCGCACTGGCCGAGACCGACATCGTGTGCAGCTCGGTGAACATTGGTGCCACCAAGGCAGGCCTGAATATGGACGCTGTCAAGCTCATGGGCGAGGCCGTCAAGAAGGCCAGTGAGCTGACGGCTGGTCGTCAGTGCATCGGTGCCGCAAAGCTGGTGGTGTTCTGCAACGCACCGGAGGACAACCCCTTCATGGCCGGTGCATTCCACGGCCCCGGCGAGCCGGACTGTGAGATCCACGTGGGCGTTTCCGGCCCCGGCGCTGTGCGCGCTGCACTGGCCCGCCTGCCCAAGGATGCCCCCATCGACGAGGTGGCAGAGCTGGTCAAGCGCACCGCCTTCAAGATCACCCGCGTGGGCCAGCTGGTGGCCAATCTGGCTTCTCAGGCACTGGGCGTGCCCGCCGGCATCATCGACCTGTCGCTGGCACCTACCCCCGCCATCGGCGACAGTGTGGCCAATATTCTGGAAGAGATGGGCCTTGAGACCTGCGGCTGCTGCGGCACCACCGCCTGTCTGGCCCTGCTGAACGATGCCGTGAAGAAGGGCGGCGTGATGGCCTCCAACCACGTGGGCGGTCTGTCTGGTGCCTTCATCCCGGTCAGCGAGGATGCCGGCATGATCCACGCCGCCGAGACCGGATGCCTGACCATTGAAAAGCTGGAAGCCATGACCGCCGTCTGCTCGGTGGGCATCGATATGGTCATCATCCCGGGCGACACCACCCCGGCTGTCATCAGCGCCCTGATCGCTGACGAAGCCGCCATCGGCATGGTGAACAGCAAGACCACCGCCGTGCGCGTGATCCCTGCCATTGGCCGCAAGGCCGGCGAGGTGCTGGACTTTGGCGGTCTGCTGGGCTATGGCCCCATCATGGCCGTGAACCAGCACGACCCGTCCGTGTTCATCAACCGCGGCGGCCGCCTGCCTGCCCCCATGCAGTCGCTGAAGAACTAA
- a CDS encoding endonuclease domain-containing protein, with product MKPNIVPKNGDMLPRARELRREMTPQERKLWYQFLRRYPVKIYKQRIIESFIADFYCSRAQLVIELDGAQHTTEQGLLYDRERSSIFSQYGLDVLRFSNYEVDLQFEAVCEKIHQTIQSRL from the coding sequence ATGAAACCGAACATCGTTCCCAAAAATGGCGATATGCTGCCTCGTGCACGCGAGCTGCGCCGCGAAATGACGCCGCAGGAAAGAAAGCTATGGTATCAGTTTTTGCGCCGCTACCCGGTAAAAATTTATAAGCAGCGCATCATTGAATCTTTTATTGCTGATTTTTACTGTTCTCGCGCACAACTGGTCATCGAATTGGATGGAGCACAACACACCACCGAACAAGGGCTTCTGTATGACCGTGAACGGAGCAGCATCTTTTCGCAGTACGGCTTGGATGTTCTTCGTTTTTCTAATTATGAAGTGGATCTTCAGTTTGAAGCAGTCTGTGAAAAAATCCATCAGACGATTCAATCTCGCCTTTGA
- a CDS encoding stage II sporulation protein R, with product MLSRMLTRSQMALLCLGLFLALALCGAWQTFAWGRTQLDTGALVCTDTLRLHIRAESDSIASQSAKLHVRDAVLAYLDTACPARSKPEAIAWAAQHLFELQLTARHALAQLNIRTPVRVQLVNMYFDTRRYASGILPAGRYDALRIDLGAGKGRNWWCVLYPGLCRSACGSYAQPAENDLVCGEYILRLRLVEWVQQRTARREDVVLLG from the coding sequence ATGTTATCCAGAATGCTTACACGTTCTCAGATGGCTCTGCTCTGCCTTGGCCTGTTTCTCGCCCTTGCCCTGTGTGGCGCATGGCAGACATTTGCATGGGGCCGCACCCAGCTGGACACCGGGGCGCTGGTGTGCACCGACACCCTGCGCCTGCACATCCGGGCTGAGAGCGATTCCATTGCCAGCCAGAGCGCAAAGCTCCATGTGCGGGATGCCGTGCTTGCCTATCTGGACACCGCCTGCCCGGCACGGAGCAAACCGGAAGCGATCGCCTGGGCGGCGCAGCATCTATTTGAGCTGCAGCTCACGGCTCGGCACGCGCTGGCACAGCTGAACATCCGCACTCCGGTGCGGGTGCAGCTGGTGAACATGTACTTCGACACCCGGCGCTACGCTTCGGGCATCCTGCCTGCCGGGCGGTACGACGCTTTGCGCATCGATCTCGGTGCCGGAAAAGGCCGCAACTGGTGGTGCGTGCTCTACCCGGGCCTGTGCCGCTCTGCCTGCGGCAGCTATGCCCAGCCTGCCGAAAACGACCTTGTGTGCGGGGAGTACATCCTCCGGCTCCGGCTGGTGGAATGGGTGCAGCAGCGCACCGCCCGCCGGGAGGACGTGGTGCTGCTTGGGTAA
- a CDS encoding peptidoglycan-binding protein: MAIPAYYSLLQRGSSGPDVALVQTWLNGVRDACTWYSELKTDGKFGISTENAVKEFQLKNKMNVDGKVGANTWNVLYTRYTAKHGLHVPYPGIALRSGSSGGTVRLVQQKLNSLGERLNADGRFGAATAAAVQRFQRRNGLTADGAVGEETWEKMF; this comes from the coding sequence ATGGCGATCCCTGCTTATTATTCCCTGCTCCAGCGTGGCTCCTCCGGGCCGGACGTAGCTCTTGTGCAGACCTGGCTCAACGGTGTGCGCGACGCCTGCACATGGTACAGCGAGCTGAAGACCGATGGAAAATTCGGCATTTCCACCGAGAACGCCGTGAAGGAGTTCCAGCTGAAAAACAAGATGAATGTGGACGGCAAGGTAGGCGCGAACACATGGAACGTGCTCTACACCCGCTACACGGCCAAGCACGGCCTGCATGTGCCCTACCCCGGCATTGCCCTGCGCAGCGGCTCTTCCGGCGGCACGGTGCGTCTGGTGCAGCAGAAGCTCAATTCGCTGGGTGAACGGCTGAACGCCGACGGTAGGTTCGGCGCGGCAACGGCAGCGGCTGTGCAGCGGTTCCAGCGCCGCAACGGCCTTACCGCCGACGGCGCGGTCGGCGAAGAAACGTGGGAGAAGATGTTCTGA
- a CDS encoding exonuclease SbcCD subunit D, with product MRFLHLSDLHLGKRVCEFSMLDDQRYILEQILSLLDSTPVDGVLLAGDLYDKPVPPAEAVRLLDWFLTQLAERRLPVFAISGNHDSADRIAFGAALLQNSRVYVSPVFSGAPVPIPLTDEYGALDVYLLPFLKPAMVRHVWPDEPVESYNDALACVLRHCPPDPAHRSVLVAHQFVAGAACCESEEVSVGGVDSVDASLFDAFDYVALGHLHSPQKVSRDAVRYCGTPLKYSFSEADQHKSATFVEFGLKGEVSITTAPLTPKHDLREVRGSYMELTDRRNYDGTAVDDYLHITLTDEQDVPDALARLRVIYPNLMRLDYDNLRTREDQEITAPERAESITPLEHFSAFYQLQNNQPLTAEQAAFCQQLIEEIWKEGEDA from the coding sequence TTGCGTTTTCTGCATCTTTCCGACCTGCATCTGGGCAAGCGGGTGTGCGAGTTCTCCATGCTGGACGACCAGCGGTACATTCTGGAACAGATTCTCTCCCTGCTGGACAGCACACCCGTGGACGGTGTGCTGCTGGCGGGCGACCTCTACGATAAGCCCGTTCCCCCTGCCGAAGCCGTGCGCCTGCTGGACTGGTTCCTCACCCAGCTGGCCGAACGCAGGCTGCCGGTGTTCGCCATCAGCGGCAATCACGACTCCGCCGACCGCATCGCCTTCGGCGCGGCCCTGCTGCAAAACAGCCGGGTGTACGTCAGCCCGGTGTTCTCCGGTGCGCCGGTGCCCATCCCCCTCACCGACGAGTACGGCGCGCTGGACGTGTACCTTCTGCCCTTCCTCAAGCCCGCCATGGTGCGGCATGTCTGGCCGGACGAGCCTGTGGAGAGCTACAACGATGCCCTTGCCTGCGTGCTGCGCCACTGCCCGCCGGACCCGGCCCACCGCAGCGTGCTGGTGGCCCATCAGTTCGTGGCCGGTGCCGCCTGCTGTGAGAGCGAGGAAGTCTCGGTGGGCGGTGTGGACAGCGTGGATGCCAGCCTGTTCGATGCCTTTGACTACGTGGCGCTGGGCCACCTGCACAGCCCCCAGAAGGTGAGCCGCGATGCCGTGCGCTATTGCGGCACCCCGCTGAAATACTCCTTTTCGGAAGCAGACCAGCACAAGAGCGCCACCTTTGTGGAGTTCGGTCTCAAGGGCGAAGTTTCCATCACCACCGCGCCGCTTACCCCGAAGCACGACCTGCGGGAAGTGCGCGGCAGCTACATGGAGCTGACCGACCGCCGCAATTACGACGGCACTGCGGTGGACGACTACCTGCACATTACCCTGACCGATGAGCAGGACGTGCCGGACGCGCTGGCCCGCCTGCGGGTGATCTACCCCAACCTGATGCGGTTGGACTACGATAACCTCCGCACCCGGGAAGATCAGGAGATCACCGCACCGGAACGCGCCGAGAGCATCACCCCGCTGGAGCACTTCTCGGCGTTCTACCAGCTGCAGAACAATCAGCCGCTGACGGCGGAGCAGGCGGCATTCTGCCAGCAGCTCATTGAGGAGATCTGGAAGGAGGGCGAGGACGCATGA
- a CDS encoding SMC family ATPase: MRPLKLTLSAFGPYAAETVLELAKLGRGGLYLVTGDTGAGKTTLFDAITYALYDHSSGGVREGTMLRCKYADLKTPTFVELEFEVNGQRYTVRRNPEYQRPKNRGEGMTTEKADATLTYSDGRPPVTKAKDVTAAVQEIIGLDYSQFCQIAMIAQGQFTKLLNASTEERSRIFRKLFRTQRYARLQERLQAESAALSQQRTTQNAKLDSLLSGIRFSPDDPDADALAALNAQTEPETALALLEGLLARQQAAQETVAAALKDTEAKLDEVQRQLGAAQQARQLAAKLAAKQAELTAALPVLEAARAESARHAGDAAQLDVLAGQVTQAQTALAAYDELDALCHQQQTARDAAQLAAAKARAKRTQLAALDTTLAAAEKELTALEDAPTRLLALQNREKELAQRSTALTTLNQRLAACQQQAQKAHRAQDAYRTAAEAKEQAHARRDALDKAFLDAQAGLLAQALAEGAPCPVCGSVHHPAKAQLPHTAPTQAQVDAAKQEAEKADALAQTASTAAQSALAAADEARRSLRRDAESLLPERFTSPDGTVQLTFKGMNAVLTEEACALHAAQAECVAALRQAEADCARRTALEADRQAKSRQRPALEQTAAEADSTAAAQNASADALEQQAAAARAALPYPQRAEAQAALDALEASRTALRTGMEQAQHSLKQAEQAYAAAKAAVDALQTQQATAETAGPAQPLEFLQAEQARLAAARTALREQAQQLAAQRLPNRAAAEKYRTAAEARTQLEQRWQWVSALAATAGGTLTSKQKIKLEAYIQMNYLDRILRHANTRLMQMTAGQYELERIGAENQRSQSGLDLGIIDHYNGTRRSVKTLSGGESFKASLALALGLSDEVQSAAGGIRLDTLFLDEGFGSLDDESLEQAMRVLAGLTEGDRLVGIISHVGALKDRIDRQVVVRKARTGGSTVELIV; encoded by the coding sequence ATGAGACCGCTGAAGCTCACTCTTTCGGCCTTTGGCCCCTATGCCGCCGAGACGGTTCTGGAACTGGCAAAGCTGGGCAGGGGCGGCTTATACCTTGTCACCGGCGATACCGGCGCAGGCAAGACCACCCTGTTCGATGCCATTACATACGCCCTGTACGACCATTCCAGCGGCGGCGTGCGCGAAGGCACCATGCTGCGCTGCAAATATGCTGATCTTAAAACACCCACCTTTGTGGAGCTGGAATTTGAGGTGAACGGCCAGCGCTATACCGTGCGCCGCAACCCGGAGTACCAGCGCCCCAAAAACCGCGGCGAGGGCATGACCACCGAGAAAGCGGATGCCACCCTCACCTATTCCGATGGCCGTCCGCCGGTGACCAAAGCCAAGGATGTGACTGCCGCCGTGCAGGAGATCATCGGGCTGGACTACAGCCAGTTCTGCCAGATCGCCATGATCGCGCAGGGTCAGTTCACAAAGCTGCTCAACGCTTCCACCGAGGAGCGCAGCCGCATTTTCCGCAAGCTGTTCCGCACCCAGCGCTATGCCCGGCTGCAAGAGCGCCTGCAGGCCGAAAGCGCCGCCCTCAGCCAGCAGCGCACCACCCAGAATGCAAAGCTGGACAGTCTGCTCTCCGGCATCCGGTTTTCTCCCGACGACCCGGATGCCGATGCCCTTGCCGCACTGAACGCCCAGACCGAGCCGGAGACGGCCCTTGCCCTGCTGGAAGGTCTGCTGGCCCGCCAGCAGGCCGCGCAGGAGACCGTTGCTGCTGCCCTCAAGGACACCGAAGCCAAGCTGGACGAAGTACAACGTCAGCTGGGTGCTGCCCAGCAGGCCCGACAGCTGGCCGCAAAGCTGGCCGCAAAGCAGGCAGAGCTTACCGCTGCCCTGCCTGTGCTGGAAGCTGCCCGTGCCGAGAGCGCCCGCCACGCAGGCGATGCCGCCCAGCTGGATGTTCTTGCCGGACAGGTGACGCAGGCACAGACGGCCCTTGCCGCCTACGATGAGCTGGATGCCCTGTGCCATCAGCAGCAGACCGCGCGGGATGCTGCCCAGCTGGCCGCTGCCAAGGCCAGAGCGAAACGCACCCAGCTGGCCGCACTGGACACAACGCTGGCCGCTGCTGAAAAGGAGCTGACCGCGCTGGAAGATGCTCCCACCCGGCTGCTGGCCTTGCAGAACCGGGAAAAGGAGCTGGCCCAGCGCAGCACCGCCCTTACCACCCTGAACCAGCGGCTTGCCGCCTGCCAGCAGCAGGCACAAAAGGCCCACCGTGCGCAGGATGCCTACCGCACTGCCGCCGAAGCCAAGGAGCAGGCCCATGCCCGGCGGGATGCGCTGGACAAAGCCTTTCTGGACGCACAGGCCGGACTGCTGGCGCAGGCGCTGGCCGAGGGTGCACCCTGCCCCGTGTGCGGCAGCGTCCACCACCCGGCAAAGGCCCAACTGCCCCACACAGCCCCCACGCAGGCGCAGGTGGATGCCGCCAAGCAGGAAGCCGAAAAGGCCGATGCACTGGCCCAGACTGCCAGCACTGCCGCACAGAGCGCCCTTGCCGCAGCCGACGAAGCCCGCCGCTCCCTGCGCCGGGATGCTGAGAGCCTATTGCCAGAGCGCTTCACTTCCCCGGATGGGACGGTGCAGCTGACCTTCAAGGGGATGAACGCTGTCCTGACGGAAGAAGCCTGTGCCCTGCACGCAGCACAGGCCGAGTGTGTCGCCGCGCTTCGGCAGGCCGAAGCAGACTGCGCCCGCCGCACCGCATTGGAGGCCGACCGTCAGGCAAAAAGCCGCCAGCGCCCGGCACTGGAACAGACCGCCGCTGAAGCTGACAGCACCGCCGCCGCGCAGAATGCCAGCGCCGATGCACTGGAACAGCAGGCCGCTGCCGCTCGTGCAGCCCTGCCCTACCCGCAGCGAGCCGAGGCACAGGCCGCGCTGGATGCATTGGAAGCCAGCCGCACCGCCCTGCGCACCGGCATGGAGCAGGCTCAGCATTCCCTCAAACAGGCAGAGCAGGCCTATGCCGCTGCCAAAGCCGCTGTGGATGCCCTGCAGACCCAGCAAGCCACTGCCGAAACCGCCGGGCCTGCCCAGCCGCTGGAATTTTTACAGGCAGAACAGGCCCGCCTTGCCGCCGCCCGCACTGCCCTGCGGGAGCAGGCCCAGCAGCTGGCCGCACAGCGGCTGCCCAACCGTGCAGCCGCTGAAAAATACCGCACCGCTGCCGAAGCGCGCACTCAACTTGAACAGCGCTGGCAGTGGGTGAGTGCCCTTGCCGCCACGGCGGGCGGCACCTTGACCAGCAAACAGAAGATCAAATTGGAAGCCTACATCCAGATGAACTATCTGGACCGCATCCTGCGCCACGCCAACACCCGCCTGATGCAGATGACCGCCGGGCAGTACGAGCTGGAGCGCATTGGTGCCGAGAACCAGCGCAGCCAGTCCGGCTTGGACCTTGGCATCATCGACCACTACAACGGCACCCGCCGCAGCGTCAAAACCCTTTCCGGCGGCGAAAGCTTCAAGGCATCGCTGGCGCTGGCACTGGGCCTTTCGGACGAAGTACAGAGCGCGGCAGGCGGCATCCGTCTGGACACGCTCTTCCTCGACGAGGGCTTCGGCAGTCTGGATGACGAATCGCTGGAACAGGCCATGCGCGTACTTGCAGGGCTGACCGAGGGCGACCGGCTGGTGGGCATCATCTCCCACGTAGGTGCTCTGAAAGACCGCATCGACCGACAGGTTGTGGTGCGCAAAGCCCGCACCGGCGGCTCTACCGTAGAATTGATCGTGTGA
- a CDS encoding YdbC family protein yields the protein MAEIKYEVVQRIAVLSERPRGWERQLNLISWNDGEPKYDIRDWSPDGTRMGKGISLSHDEMAILKGLLDELEL from the coding sequence ATGGCAGAGATCAAATATGAAGTTGTTCAGCGCATTGCAGTTCTCTCGGAGCGTCCCCGCGGCTGGGAGCGTCAGCTGAACCTCATCAGCTGGAACGACGGCGAACCCAAGTACGACATCCGCGACTGGTCCCCGGACGGCACCCGCATGGGCAAGGGCATTTCCCTGAGCCACGACGAAATGGCCATCCTCAAGGGCCTTCTGGACGAGCTGGAGCTGTAA
- a CDS encoding hydrolase → MGGREEFLQIWQQHVTRPGSEKLLDWLDHKTDFFTAPASTRFHGACEGGLCMHSLNVYHALHDTFFTEGDSEETFAICALLHDLCKANYYKPGTRNVKNEATGQWEKVPSYSVEDLFPYGHGEKSVFLIERFMKLHIEEAVAIRWHMGGFDDAARGGCFAISEAYDKYPLAVKLHIADLEATYLMEHRTSAVR, encoded by the coding sequence ATGGGCGGCCGCGAAGAGTTTTTGCAGATCTGGCAGCAGCACGTCACCCGCCCCGGCAGCGAAAAGCTGCTGGACTGGCTGGACCATAAGACCGATTTCTTTACGGCACCGGCCTCCACTCGGTTCCACGGTGCGTGTGAGGGCGGGCTTTGTATGCACAGCCTGAACGTCTACCATGCGCTGCACGATACCTTTTTTACCGAGGGCGACAGCGAGGAGACCTTTGCCATCTGTGCACTGCTGCACGATCTGTGCAAGGCCAACTACTACAAGCCCGGCACCCGCAACGTGAAAAACGAAGCCACCGGCCAGTGGGAAAAGGTGCCCAGCTACAGCGTGGAGGATCTGTTCCCCTACGGCCACGGCGAAAAGAGCGTATTCCTCATCGAGCGGTTCATGAAGCTGCACATCGAGGAAGCCGTTGCCATCCGCTGGCACATGGGCGGCTTTGACGATGCGGCCCGGGGCGGCTGCTTTGCCATCTCGGAAGCCTACGACAAGTATCCCCTTGCCGTCAAGCTGCACATCGCTGATCTGGAAGCCACCTATCTGATGGAGCACCGCACCAGCGCTGTGCGCTGA